A region from the Rhodamnia argentea isolate NSW1041297 chromosome 7, ASM2092103v1, whole genome shotgun sequence genome encodes:
- the LOC115742450 gene encoding calvin cycle protein CP12-1, chloroplastic-like has product MATISSISLSTPRTVPKSAELQKLAASTSPQLNYPWRRSYQLRARRHMVVASAAPEKIEDKVAESIKGAEEACSGDPVSGECVAAWDEVEELSATASHLRDKKKDSDPLETYCKDNPETAECRTYED; this is encoded by the coding sequence ATGGCAACCATATCGAGCATCAGCCTCTCAACCCCTAGAACCGTGCCCAAGTCGGCTGAGCTGCAGAAGCTGGCCGCCTCCACCTCCCCGCAGCTGAATTACCCATGGAGGAGGTCCTACCAGCTCAGGGCTCGCCGCCACATGGTGGTAGCTTCCGCTGCCCCAGAGAAAATAGAGGATAAGGTGGCCGAGAGCATAAAGGGAGCGGAAGAGGCATGCTCTGGTGACCCCGTGAGCGGGGAGTGCGTGGCTGCCTGGGACGAGGTGGAGGAGCTGAGCGCGACGGCAAGCCACCTTAGGGACAAGAAGAAGGATTCGGATCCCCTAGAGACTTACTGCAAGGACAACCCGGAGACTGCCGAATGCCGTACATACGAGGATTGA